The Cygnus olor isolate bCygOlo1 chromosome 14, bCygOlo1.pri.v2, whole genome shotgun sequence genomic interval TGTACAGTCCTGTACTACACAGAAACCCAGAGAGGTGCCCAGAAAGATTTCAGAAGTACTAAactgagctttttattttttcaaaagaaccACCGCATTTAAAAGCTAACATTCATATAATCTTAaactgcataattttttttaaacaaaaagctaaCTTAATTCACACTGGTGTCACATCAGGTAAACAGCTCTTAAATAAAGCAAACGGGTACTGCATATTTCATAAAATGGATGTAATTGTATCATGTTATGCAGGCATAATACTGATTCTTCAGGTTTCCAAGACAGCTGCACGAGTGCGCTGTAGAATCAGCTTTTCTGTGCACACTTCCACTGAGGCTCAGCATCACCTTACTCTGCATGCAATATTGGTGGTCCCAGAGGTGCAGAACACACCTTAAGTAATGGGTCTCTTACTTTGCAGTGAGCAAAATCGGTGCTCTCAGGCCCCAGCATCACCGGGGAAAATGAACCTGTTAGCAGCAAGAAATAGTTGTAAATGCTAAAAACAGGAGatggggcagggaaggaagaaccAAGTGCCAGTGTGAATGCAGTTCTGACTTCATTTCTGGGATGTGAGAAGTGTTTTTTAGGGTGTAAATGGTGGGGCAGGAGAAGACAAAAGGGTAAGGAcaggactgaaagaaagaagaatccAAACTGCTAAAAACAGCCATAGAAACAAATAAGCACATGCAGCTGATAAGACTAATTCTATTAAGAGACACtagtaaaaatattaactgtacagctctgccacagcagAATAACCAGTAAAGAGCTTTTACTTTTAGGCCTAAAAACTGCAGTTGCCTTCTGGTTTCCACATGAGGTACTTGGCCAATACACTGGCAAAGCACACACTGTTCTTCTTACACAGCCAGCAACACCAGCAGCTCTTGTCTTGTCTGCACGAGGTGCTTGGAGAACGAATCAGATGACCATGGAGTTGGCACAATACGAGAAGGCAAATGGCAATTTTGTGTTCGGAGGCAGTGGAGGCCAAAGGGTTTGAGCCTGTTTAAAACCTCCTCTTGCTTTAGAGGCAGACGACTTGCACTGCTGTTCTGAGCGTGATGGGGCATCACTCGCTGCTcaactgaaagcagagaagtgCTCACTGGCAACTCACCAGATGGTGTAGGATAAAGCAGCTCAAACAACTGACTGTCTCCCTGTTAATATTTATTCCCACCTTACATTTGAGAGAAGGGTTCAGCACTTCCTTCTGCTtgagggagaggcaggagagagGCAGGCATTCAGAGCCACAATCCCCTGACTACCTCTGCACCCAGGtgcagggcagcctggggcagcCCAGAGGTCCCACCCAGAGGCCACAGCACTGGCAACTCCTCTGGAGCTGGAAGGAGGCAGGGGCTTCCCCCAGAGCCTCCCACACAGCTGCTAATCCGAGCAGTGGCCTCGGCTCCAAACCTGAGCAGATGGCATCCTTCGGatcagcaccagcagctgtcAACGCTGTGATTATACACTGGAATTGCACAGCTAATGTACTGTATAATTTAACGAGACTGAGGGAGAAAGATTAGGGAGAAGGCACGTTCTGAAAAGATCTGGAGCTTCTATCTTCCCAATAATTATGGAGGCACCCTGCAATCTTCAGTgcaaaagatacatttttatttgctcttgAAAGACAGACTGAAATCCCCGTTATGTGCTCCAACATCTTCTAATTCAAATACACTCACAGACGTCATGGGCCTATCGAGGCTTCTGAAGCTCTTCAGTTCTCAAACACTTGATGATTTTGTTTGAGGAAACATTTAGTGAGCTCTTTCAACGCTCCTCCTAACATACAGTGATGGGGCTCGGAGGCAGAAGAGAATAATTTTTAGTccaaaaaaatcaccatttgAACACTGAGGCAACTCCACATACACACCATGTATGTGCATGCAGGAGTCAAGTGTCTTTAGAACCAAAACAAGCTGGGCTTTCAGAACAACATAAGAATATCTGTACCCCAAAGGaggtaaaaaaaacacacaccaggTTTACTTCAGTAGCTTTCCCATGTTTTATTCCAtgattttcctctgaaatagCTCTGCACACAGACAGGGTAGCGCTACAGATTCTGCTGGTTTCCTCACTGCACTTTACAGCACCGACAGCTCAGCAGGCAGCACGTACCTCGGTTCTCAGGACCACGTTCACAGTTCACCTGGTCCAACGGCACCACAGCGATGCAAGCACCTCTGATTTACACTGCCTCGAGACCTAGCCTATTCGTTTCGGTGTTTATAGAAGCACTTGGATATTTTTAGAGCAATCTTTGTTAACATTCTCTGCATAATTCATGTGTCCTTATTCTCTTGGGGCAGAGCAGGCATCTCAGGAGCTGGGCAAGAGCAGCCACAGGAGCACCCGGCGCTGGGACAGGGAACGCCACTGCGCCCCATGCTGGACAAACGCCTTCCCCTCTTCTGAAACACACCCATTTTCACATCCAGGGGGCTCTCTCATCTTAAAGAGGTGGTCTGGTAGTTTAAAACGATTAGGAAGGACGAGCTTATTGGTACATCAGCTATATGTGTGTCTGCAGACCAATGGGGCAATTACACCTCTTATTAATTCTTTGGCTAGTAGTCCCATAGTTCTTATTTGCCATGTAACGAGGGGGCTGATGATCCCATATTTCTCACCATAAGTGGGACAGCTATGCCTATGCAAACATCGTGGCTCAGCTAAAACTTGGATATTAGCAGTGCCAGAGCACGTCAAGTTCTCCTCAAGGCATACTGGCAGTACCAATTCTTCACTTGTTCCTTTTCCAACAGGACTGATTAACAATTAATCATCCTCGCTGCATGGAAGGATTTCTTGCTAACACAGCAGGTTGTCAGGTGTCTATCACCAGCTCCCGCTCCCCGCTGTGGCAGGAGGAACCGGAGCTCAGGTATGGTCTGGTATCATAGCCCGTGACATTCCTGCCCTCCGTCCTGCCCCTGCCCAAGCTGCACAGGAGGCAAAGGCATGCACTGTGGCTTAACACCAAGAAGATGCTGTGTTGTACAACGGTCCAATATAGTAAATACTCTGAAATTTCACAGTGGACCTTGAGATTTTACTTACAGCAGAATTAAATATGGACTGGGCCCAAACTCACTATTCCaataacaacattttttgttcCCAGTGACACCTCAGGACAACCTTGTCATTTTGATATTATGTACTAGCAACTTGATATATAAAAACCACCCCTGGAGCTGAAATCCTGAAAGTGCACCACTTACTGCATGAAGCTGTGCACCATGGTCCTGCACATGAGAACAGGACTGAAACCTGTTGTGGAATATGTGCAAcactttccctttctcctcctgctaTTTCACttcttcacccccccccccccccccaaaaacaaaacaaaacaaaacaaaacaaaacaccacacacactCATCTTGtcagtttctttcattttccctacCTACGGcttgcaaagtatttttattaaaaaaccAAAAGCCACAAACCTTTAGTTACAGCTGTCAGCGTGACATAGGTCCTGGAGATGGGCTGAACTCTAGGATTGTTATGTCCTACCTCTTTGTAAGTCCTATACATCAGTTGTAGTGATTTAATAGGATACGGATTCACAGCAAGTATTTTCAGGACCTCTCTAGCAATGTAAAAATGATCTTGTTGATGCTTTGATGTTTTATCAAAGGAGCAGCCCAGGAGCTCCGTGCTGCACCACCACCGCTGCAGGGTTTACACACGTCCACGAACGGCAGCAGCAGCCGTGCCCCCATGCCTGTGGTGGACAGCAGCACTTGTAATGTTCTCTGATCCTGGGCACCTGGGCAGTGCCATCATACCACTTGTGTCAAGAAAAACGAAGCTTTTCTCCACTGTCTGGTTGGATAGCATGTTTTAAGCAGGCCAAACAATAGAGATGAGAAAGAAGTTTTTAACTACTTCAGCTCCCTCAGAATAAGCAAACCATGTTTTGGACTAATACTGAAGACAGAGTATAAAAAGGATTCAACTGTGGGAGGATTTTCCCTTCATGCAGCCTCCACCAATACACAACACAGCGCCTCTTACTTCAGATGAGCAGCAGCATAAACCAGACTAAATTAAGGCTGAGGACAATTGAGCTGTTAAAACTCTTCCCTGAAAGTAATGGGGTTTTCCAGCCCCACCTTCTagccttccctccctgctccttaATCTCCTGCTTTATTAAACAGCATATGATAAAtatcagaaagtaaaaaaaaaaaaaaaaaagtctacttctaacaacagcaaaagaagcattttttaagTTCTGGGTTGTGCAAAAATGGGATATGTCAGGGatatttcagaaagttattATTCAACTGCATTACCTGTAGCCAATCCTAATAACgatttcccctttcttcttttcttttcttaaaaaccaGGATTGGAGACATTTCAGGTTTCAGAACAGTAAGTCATGTTGGGAAAAAAGTTGGTGACCGCTCAGAAGCGAGGGGAGACGAGAGCCCTGTGTCTGGGGCTGGGGATGGTCGCGTGCTCCATGATGATGTACTTCTTCATTGGGATCACCATTGTGCCATTCTACACTAAAAGGTAGTGAGTCACTTGATTGTGAGtacaaggctgttttttttttttttttttttgctgtctgcaAATAGAATTATTAAAAGAGTGTCAGAAGAGTTTCTTAGAACACTCTACAATGAATAAACATTATGTTCCTGATGAGCTCACAAAAATGGAAGATAGAAGAGAAGAGCAGCCCCAAACTCTGCCAGTACCAACTCACGGCTGGCCCCTACAGACATACCTCCAGCACCAGACCCACAATAGGTGCTGccaaagcatttcaaagcaataccttttgttttgtctttgtagCGTTTGGACAACAGAAACCGTGTGCAAGGTGCTCAGAGCCACCATTGAGGACAAAGTCCTCTGCCCAGACAGCAAGGGCTCGGAGGACGAGGGTGTCTGTCACTATCCTTGTCTCCAGGTGTGGGTTAATCTGACAGCCTCGGGGCAGGAGGTCATGCTCTATCAGACTGAAGATACACTGGAAAGAAACACTAAGGTACTGGAGCACGTTCCCTTATCACTCCCAGCTGCTATCCAGCACCTCCCATAGCTGCAGTTTAATTTTGAGCACATACGCAGTATCGGTTTCCACTAACATTACTCAAACCTGCAAGTCTGCAGGTTTAGGATATATACACGCTGGCAGACAATGGGGAAGCAGGGTGAATGGGTTATGGACACAGGCAGGCCAAGACCACCTTTGGGGATGCTAGCCAAGCCACAGAAGATTTTGTCAGCACTAGCATGCTCGTTTTACTCCATGTGACTTTACTACAAATCCTGTGTCAGAGCATCCATTACAACAAAGCATTCTGATTTCTTATTCCAGTGCTCCTACGTGCCAGGCAACTCTGAGAACCCCAAAGAGGTTCAAGCACGAATAGAAACCATTGCaaacaatttcaaaaaataCCAGACTTTCCCGTGCTACTATGACCCCGGAGGAACACAGACCAATGTCATTTTGAGCAGAATTTACCCCCCCAGAGGTCTCCTCTTCACTTTCCTTTGGCCTACACTCATGTTCACTGGTGGATGTCTGATTATAATCCTGGTAAAGTTAAGCCAGtatgtttctgttctttctgcttggcagtagaaaataaatatctagCTCAGACTGCTGCTAGATATTAAAGTGCCTTTGTTCTGTCTCTGCTTGCAATTTGTGACTTTTCAATATAGCAGGTGTCAATAGAAGGGCAGGCAGCCTCCAAAAACTGAATGATGCTCACCGTGGATGCCTGCCTAGCACAATGATATTTTATGTTAAAGATGTGTTTGTTTCTAGCACCCAGACTCTTAGTAATGCTCTGATGCACGTATAGACATGTTTCCTCTTCTCGGAAAATAACTTCCAGCCAATTTCTGAATTGCTGCCAGACACAGGAGGAACACAAGCTGCATCCTGCCTGCTGTATTTGCCTGGCACTTGGGTCACCACTAACACAAGCTTTGGGATCAGACAGTTCATGAACTAGACAGTAGCTATCATTCACACGAATACTTCAGGCACAGATACAAATTTAAATTCATGAAACtgtggttggaaaaaaaaaaaagtaactcatTAATGTGCTCCAATTTCTCTATTGCTTATTGTAAAGAAACAACACACAGGAGGGCTGATGTTAACCCATTATGTGCATTTTACAACATTATTATGGGAACTGGGTTCTGTATTATCAGAACTCGCTTTTCATTGTGATCAGTTCAAAATTAGACCAGGATGGTACAAAAGAGCAATTAACATCAGCAATGCTCATTCAACACTTGGAATCTGAATGGTTATCTACCAGAAATCTCCACAGGGAAAAATGACCTGCTCTTTAAGATTGAGACTTAAGGAGTGGGAGTGTGCATTGTAAAAACATCAAATAGAGGAGGAAAATTATCTCCACAACAAGGAGGAAAGCACTTACATCCTCATACAACACTATGGTGAAATGCATCTGAAGCACTGTGTGTATACAACTCTGATCTTCCTCATTCAGGAAAGCGGCAGAGCAACTTACACACGTACAGGTGTTTTGAGTGACCAAAAGTGTTCACCagtgaggtgggaaggggaagagatcCTGCCCTGTCAGTCCACCTGAAGCTGAGGCAAGAGTATGGCAAATGCTTAAAATCTAGCAAGCAAACAGGGAAGACAGGTGTTAAAGCTAAAGTGCTGTTCTGGTACAACTGGAGGTGAACAAACTCACTgtaaaaagatggagagattTATGTAACAGGTTCTTCCACAGCTTTACTCCAAAACTCCTTTTCAGCAGCTAAAAAGCCTCCTCCATCTGCAAACTAGAAGGTGCTCATGTCTCCTCTACACTCgctcagcacagcccctgccccagcttgTTGCCCTCTCCGTTGGGTGCCGCAGAATGAAggctggatgctgctgctgttcccgGCAGtggtccctgtccccagggtccGGGTGACTCTATGATGCTCAGGAGGTGGTGACTTGTCTCTGAGCAGCCGGTGCTCCTGATCTTGCTGAGCTCAGTGGGAAGCACAACAGCACAGAGCTCCTGCTGCGGCTCCCACCTGGGAGCCCcgtcctcctcccccctccctgcccatggccTCCCCTGACAGCACCAGGGGAAAATCCAAAGTGCAAGCCATGTTTCCAGATCTACctctaccaaaaataaaactattacatgaaaatatttccctccTACGTGTACACACTGCAAGTACATGATGAAAAATATCACACAAAGAACCACCCTCACTTCTTCCTTCAGTCAGGTGCCAGCTCCTGTTTGGGCAGGAGATGCTCTAACTGAGAACAGCtgtgcaggggaaaaaacacacacaccaatGCGGAAACTCCAAATCCATACGAAAAGGAGGGATTTCGATGCAGGAAGGCAAAAACTCtaatgcagaaaacaagcaagataTATAGGCACACAGGCACTGCAGAAGCCTCctcttatttttaagtaacaCATCACCCATGCATAGCTCTGCTTAATGAGCAGCAGTCACAGAGCCTTTGCCTTCACGTGGTCTCAGAGTAGAAAAGTATTTTAGCAGTGTGCCAGGTTACTGAATTACTCTGGATTTTTTGTAAGCATCTTCCTATTCGTTGTCCATCTGCTGAGTTGTAACTCACTAGAGTGAATTTTGAGAGAACTCTATAAGCCTCCTACAGCAGCACGCAAGGAAGCTCTAAACCCTttaggttttgctttgctttaatgTTATTGGATTACACTGCCGAGTCTGCAATAgatctgatggaaaaaaataaaaagctattctGCAAGGCAACAAAACACTTCCTATCAAGTGCTTCAATCCAAGCTGGGAGCAGGGCCTGGTCCCAAGGGATGGCTGTGTGCCACAAAACCTCCACAGACCTGCTTACTGCCCCTTAGTCCACCGTGCAAATACTGCTTCCAATGGAGGCTCACAGCACCTGAACCACCACGGTAATTGGGAATTATCTCTGATGTTCTTCAGAAACTCAGGAGCACAAAGGGGACATgaaaggagctgctgagcaaacagcagttttcttttaaccCCCCTAAATTAATTGTGAACtgtaaaaatgctgtgaaagcaCTTGTGGGTTTCGTGGGGGTGCTTTTAGTTCTCCTGGAGCAAGGTTTCTTTTACAGCACCTCTGTAAGACTTAAGTGCCAGCTTTGATAAATACAACTTATACTGGGGAGTTGCTAAAttagatgttttttctccttgttgtCCCCAAATCTCCAAACCCTCGAGAGcattaataaaaggaaaaaaaaaaaaaaagctagtgaAAACCAGATAAAGAGAGGTGACTACTCAACTTCCAAGTAGAAGAGCCAAGGAAACACAAATTAAACGAAGTGGCAATTTATTATTGTGCTCTACTTGAACAagtagcaatgaaaaaaaaatcttgtcaaaGTTGAAGGACTGACAAGCTGTTCTTTCAAAGCTTCCTAAAAATATCTATACACCTCTTAAACAGATACAAGTAGTCTCATTACACCCAACACTTCAGTCCCTAGAGGTGTCTTATGACACTTGCAGAGAAATTAAGCTGTTATACAGGCAAAAACATTCACACGCTGCCATACCCAAACCAGCACAGGTAtgttcccttttccctttgatCACATGCCTCCACCTATAATCAGCCCAAAGATCTCATGTTTTATTTGTACACCCCTcacacaaaagcagaaacacttCTCCTGTGAAGCATTATGTGCCTGAAGATATACattaaaagaagatttaaagCAGTTGTATTATAAACATACATATCTTACTGTTATTTTACTTATATAAAATGGGATTAATActgttatattttatattggTGTATCTACATGCCTGTGTCAGTACATCTCAAAAAAGGAAGGACCAGAAGGACTGAGCACACTGATTAACACAGACTACTGGTCACCTAACGCTACTTTTGCTTGTTGAAACGGGTTTTGAGAGAAGCTCAGAACACTGCCCAGAACATccatcaataaaataaaaataattactcatAAATCTATGAAACGAGAATCAGTCAAAAggattttgattattttatctCCAAAGGAACATAAACAATACAATTCTACACAGCAAGGTGGTTCAAAGCCACAACACAAAAGTTATGAAGGCCTTTTAGATCCCTCAGGGCTCGTGAAGGTGACGGAGTGGCTGTCAGAGCATGGGCTAAGGCCCTGGAGCCGAGCTGTAACACACCTGCCTGCTTCCAGACGGTCTCCCCCTGCTTCCGAGATGCTTCCGGAGTGAGGTCCTCTCTAGGCTGGCTGTTGCTGTGCCTCAGGATGCATGGGACTATCTGCAGAGAGCTCCTCAGCTCAAACCTTGCCTGTCCTCTTCTCCACACAAAGTTTGTGGCAGTACAGTTTTAGACCTCCATCAACAAGAAATATGAACACGGCCGAACAGCTGAACAGAACACCAGGGCATCCGCAATTTCTCAGAGGGCACAGAAGGAGGGAAGCATCAGCCTGATGAACCATAGTTTAAGTTAGCACACTATTTTTGTCTATGCAGCTGGACTGCCCTTTACAAGTTTTATACTCATCCTGCTGGTTTCTGGAGATGACCGTATGCCATACCTCTTGTACACAAGGTGCAACAGCAACTAGGCAGCAAAGTCCTGTTCAAAAATACAACACACCTGGGGGCTCCAGACTGTCCACAGCCAAGTCAAAACAGAATGCATGTATTTAATTCAGCAATTATAGGCTAAATCAATCACTAGTAATGCTAAACAACCAATATTAGCCCAAGTCTCATTCTCTGGCAAGGACCACCATTATCCCTCATAGCCTAAGTAGACAAATGTTCTTTGTATCAAAGACAGCAATTATTTCCATAAGGAATGTTATAATCCACAAAAAGCAGGTCTTTCAGTTATTCTAGGCAGATTGTCAGATGCAGGACAAATACACGAGTATAAATGCAAATCAATTAGACACTCATGTAGCTTCCAAGTTTCAAAGGTGTTCTCTAAGTGTTTCTACTAAGTAAAAACCAAAACATGAGGtgactgctgcagaaagcacaacGGCACACCAAGGCCTGCTCCACTCTGCCAACAGGTTACAACA includes:
- the KCNMB1 gene encoding calcium-activated potassium channel subunit beta-1, translating into MLGKKLVTAQKRGETRALCLGLGMVACSMMMYFFIGITIVPFYTKSVWTTETVCKVLRATIEDKVLCPDSKGSEDEGVCHYPCLQVWVNLTASGQEVMLYQTEDTLERNTKCSYVPGNSENPKEVQARIETIANNFKKYQTFPCYYDPGGTQTNVILSRIYPPRGLLFTFLWPTLMFTGGCLIIILVKLSQYVSVLSAWQ